One genomic window of Indioceanicola profundi includes the following:
- a CDS encoding alpha-2-macroglobulin family protein, with product MPRISAAVLFATLSLALPGQGLAQGSPPPDQGSGGNPTPPAAAVPPPGASPVDALPESALPQPFGLAKVDISAEREKPQACFTFNRPLPRPGKRQPDLKRFLTVEPAAEFSVTVRDRDLCLEGLAHGQRYTVTLAAGLPSVVGEETLGEPVTRELAVPDRRPALSFRGQGYILPRIGGEGLPLRSVNIDRARLQVIRIADRQLVEQIYYGRINQTLTDFDVGIMLEEKGEVVWKGEIATGGEKNRTQVTPFPIDAVLGSLQPGVYIAVAEDAALPQVAWDQRATQWFVVSDVGLTSFRAANGLFVFARSLENAQPLPGVELRLVSRDNAELGRAVTGPDGLARFSTDGMATTGPKAPQALFAAAPQGDFSLLDFGAPAVELAQRSGGGRTLPGALDVFLSTERAAYRPGDTIHVVGLLRDANAVAAPGRELFVRLQRPDGLELFSTKLNDQGLGGFAGAFTLPETAPEGKWLLTARAEAGGPVIGRTEITVGEVAPARLTLSLTADRPRIAADGKAVVRVDGRYLHGAAASRLPGEMRLRLREAENPWPGLEGYRFGLVQEPFKGEERPLPGFTTTADGTARVPVELGDLPRTSQPLEAVITATLHDIGGRAVQRELVLPVDHQAFALGIKPNFAGDAVPEGATVGFDVVAVAPDGRRMERPDLSWELFEEEYEYDWFEADGRWDYRANVRDRRLTGGSIDAAADEPALIEEQVKAGRYRLEVFDPATGIASSVRFSAGWWVSAKFGETPDAVEVAVMDSIHQPGGTARVFVRPPYQATVLVTVADRAVRHTTTQEVGPEGAFLDVPVAADLTSGAYVLATAYAPADPQRRAAPRRAIGIGWIGLDTAPRRLDVQLQPPETARPGEPVTIPVTIAGLAEGETAHLVVRAVDERLLAAEGRRHRSDPAAWFHGKRDLSVELRDVYGPLPVQEAASRPAPGPAAGLDRPASRTEEPPTASIQSQVLTAGPDGRAEVTLPLPAAEARLGLEVVAWTADRVGDAAGALNVREDVQLTAELPEMIAVGDVAQIALALENSAGPRGAYSMLLEVEGPFALEGEPKVEFRSIPRGRRVEAMRSLTATGDGMGRLRITVEGPEGYRSVREIELSARPSFALEASRQVAVLAPGAAFEPAPAADGRRVLVAGLWSDLDLPAQILTGDKPVAASTEQLASRLLPLVEAPNLVRTLTGMEERAFRAQAQDLVDRLAARQRADGGFAPWSVDGPTDPWLTPFALDVLTRAREAGYRVPDAGYRRGLDWLVRTIGNSWVHQAELPARAYALYTAARAKAIDAAPVNYFFDTYFAKLPNRLAQAQVAAAFAVLGDTDRARTVIGQITAERQEGGRAGDYGTELRDRAAALSLIAASGADPDRLGAQASQLAGMLKPPARTSLQERAWLVAAGAQLAGRGGAYSLSVDGKAEQREGLTVLSFAPGEPLPPVMNAADRTLTVSLTALSTPLAPPPAVAEGFELSRTLFNTRGQQVDLAAVKPGDLLVVVLKGKALTLLDGPVLVADPLPAGMAIEEVRLAGPAQPGGLSWLGDLTTATYAEFRPEAFVAALEREQATEFSLAYLVRAAGEGRFAWPGATVQDVVDATSFARTEPAEVTIVDLPTAPKPANKPRPPAAAAAPASALPPEPAAPPAAAPTEQPAPAANMPATEAGGPGRT from the coding sequence ATGCCGCGCATTTCTGCTGCCGTCCTGTTCGCCACGTTGAGCCTCGCCCTGCCAGGGCAGGGACTTGCCCAGGGTTCCCCGCCGCCGGATCAGGGGTCTGGAGGAAATCCGACGCCGCCCGCGGCGGCCGTCCCGCCGCCGGGCGCATCGCCTGTGGACGCCCTGCCGGAGTCGGCGCTGCCGCAGCCGTTCGGGCTGGCCAAGGTGGACATCTCGGCGGAGCGGGAGAAGCCGCAGGCCTGCTTCACCTTCAACCGCCCGCTGCCCCGACCCGGCAAGCGTCAGCCGGACCTGAAGCGGTTCCTTACGGTGGAACCGGCGGCGGAGTTCAGCGTGACCGTCCGCGACCGGGACCTCTGCCTGGAAGGGCTGGCTCATGGGCAGCGCTACACAGTGACCCTGGCCGCCGGCCTTCCTAGCGTGGTGGGCGAGGAGACGTTGGGCGAGCCGGTCACCCGTGAGCTGGCCGTGCCCGACCGCCGCCCGGCGCTGTCCTTCCGCGGCCAGGGCTACATTCTGCCCCGCATCGGCGGGGAGGGGCTGCCGCTGCGCAGCGTCAATATCGACCGTGCCCGGCTTCAAGTGATCCGCATCGCCGACCGCCAGTTGGTCGAGCAGATCTATTACGGCCGTATCAACCAGACACTGACCGACTTCGACGTCGGCATCATGCTCGAGGAGAAGGGCGAAGTCGTCTGGAAGGGGGAGATCGCCACGGGCGGGGAAAAGAACCGCACCCAGGTAACGCCCTTCCCCATCGATGCGGTTCTCGGCTCCCTCCAGCCCGGCGTCTATATCGCGGTGGCGGAGGATGCGGCGCTGCCCCAGGTGGCCTGGGACCAGCGGGCGACGCAATGGTTCGTCGTCTCCGACGTCGGCCTGACCAGCTTCCGCGCCGCCAACGGCCTGTTCGTCTTCGCCCGCAGCCTGGAGAATGCCCAGCCCTTGCCGGGCGTGGAGCTGCGGCTTGTGTCGCGGGACAATGCGGAACTGGGCCGGGCGGTGACCGGGCCGGACGGGCTGGCCCGGTTCAGCACGGACGGGATGGCGACGACGGGGCCGAAGGCGCCGCAGGCGCTGTTCGCCGCCGCCCCTCAGGGGGACTTCTCCCTGCTGGATTTCGGGGCGCCGGCGGTGGAGCTGGCACAGCGGAGCGGTGGCGGGCGGACGCTGCCCGGCGCGCTGGACGTCTTCCTGTCCACCGAGCGCGCGGCCTACCGGCCGGGCGACACGATCCATGTCGTGGGGCTGCTGCGGGACGCCAACGCCGTGGCAGCGCCGGGGCGTGAGCTGTTCGTACGGCTGCAGCGGCCGGATGGGCTGGAGCTGTTCTCCACCAAGCTGAATGACCAGGGGCTTGGCGGATTCGCCGGGGCTTTCACGCTGCCGGAGACGGCGCCCGAGGGGAAATGGCTGCTGACCGCCAGGGCGGAGGCCGGTGGTCCGGTGATCGGCCGGACGGAGATCACGGTGGGAGAGGTGGCCCCGGCGCGCCTGACCCTGTCGCTCACCGCCGACCGCCCGCGCATCGCCGCCGACGGCAAGGCTGTGGTGCGGGTGGACGGGCGCTATCTGCACGGGGCAGCTGCATCCCGACTGCCAGGGGAGATGCGGCTGCGACTGCGTGAGGCCGAGAATCCCTGGCCGGGGCTGGAAGGCTACCGCTTCGGGCTGGTGCAGGAGCCGTTCAAGGGGGAGGAGCGGCCGCTGCCGGGCTTCACCACTACCGCGGACGGCACGGCGCGCGTGCCGGTGGAACTGGGCGACCTTCCACGGACCAGCCAGCCGCTGGAAGCGGTGATCACCGCCACGCTGCACGATATCGGCGGGCGTGCAGTGCAGCGGGAGCTGGTGCTGCCCGTGGATCATCAGGCCTTTGCCCTGGGGATCAAGCCGAACTTCGCCGGGGATGCGGTGCCGGAGGGCGCCACCGTCGGCTTCGACGTGGTCGCCGTGGCCCCGGACGGGCGGCGGATGGAGCGTCCGGACCTGTCCTGGGAGCTGTTCGAGGAAGAATACGAATACGACTGGTTCGAGGCGGACGGGCGCTGGGATTACCGCGCCAATGTGCGCGATCGACGCCTGACCGGCGGCAGTATCGATGCCGCCGCGGATGAGCCCGCCCTGATCGAGGAACAGGTGAAGGCCGGGCGGTACCGGCTGGAAGTGTTCGATCCGGCCACGGGCATTGCCAGTTCCGTCCGCTTCTCCGCAGGCTGGTGGGTCAGCGCCAAGTTCGGCGAGACCCCGGACGCGGTGGAGGTCGCCGTGATGGACAGCATCCATCAGCCCGGCGGCACTGCCCGGGTGTTCGTCCGCCCGCCCTATCAAGCCACGGTGCTGGTGACCGTGGCTGACCGCGCCGTGCGCCATACGACGACCCAGGAGGTGGGGCCGGAGGGCGCGTTCCTGGATGTGCCCGTGGCCGCGGACCTGACGTCCGGCGCCTATGTGCTGGCGACCGCCTATGCGCCGGCCGATCCGCAGCGCCGCGCCGCCCCGCGGCGGGCCATCGGCATCGGCTGGATCGGGCTGGACACCGCGCCGCGCCGGCTGGACGTGCAGCTTCAGCCGCCGGAGACGGCGCGCCCCGGCGAGCCGGTGACGATCCCCGTCACCATTGCCGGGCTGGCGGAAGGCGAGACGGCGCATCTGGTGGTGCGGGCGGTGGATGAGCGGCTGCTCGCCGCCGAAGGCCGCCGCCACCGCTCCGACCCGGCAGCCTGGTTCCATGGAAAGCGCGACCTGTCGGTGGAGCTGCGCGACGTCTACGGCCCGCTGCCGGTGCAGGAGGCGGCGTCTCGACCCGCGCCAGGACCGGCGGCGGGGCTTGACCGGCCGGCCTCCCGCACGGAGGAACCGCCGACGGCCTCGATCCAGTCGCAGGTCCTGACCGCTGGCCCGGATGGCAGGGCAGAGGTGACTCTGCCGCTGCCCGCCGCGGAGGCGCGGCTGGGGCTGGAGGTGGTGGCCTGGACCGCCGACCGGGTGGGCGATGCCGCCGGCGCCCTGAACGTGCGAGAGGATGTGCAGCTTACGGCCGAGCTTCCGGAGATGATTGCCGTCGGCGACGTGGCGCAGATCGCCTTGGCGCTGGAGAATTCGGCAGGGCCGCGCGGTGCTTACAGCATGCTGCTGGAAGTGGAGGGACCATTCGCCCTAGAGGGCGAGCCGAAGGTGGAGTTCCGCTCCATTCCCCGTGGCCGCCGGGTGGAGGCCATGCGCAGCTTGACCGCCACCGGGGACGGAATGGGCCGGTTGCGCATCACGGTGGAGGGGCCTGAAGGCTATCGCTCCGTCCGCGAGATCGAATTATCCGCCCGACCGTCCTTCGCGCTCGAGGCCAGCCGTCAGGTCGCGGTTCTGGCGCCGGGTGCTGCGTTCGAGCCCGCCCCGGCGGCCGATGGCCGGCGCGTGCTGGTGGCCGGCCTCTGGTCGGATCTTGATCTGCCGGCCCAGATTCTGACCGGCGACAAACCCGTGGCGGCATCTACGGAGCAGCTTGCGAGCCGACTGCTGCCCCTGGTGGAGGCGCCGAACCTCGTCCGGACGCTGACCGGCATGGAGGAGAGGGCGTTCCGCGCACAGGCGCAGGATCTGGTGGACCGTCTGGCCGCGCGCCAGCGGGCCGACGGCGGTTTCGCGCCCTGGTCGGTGGACGGGCCGACCGATCCGTGGCTGACCCCCTTCGCCCTGGATGTGCTGACCCGTGCGCGGGAAGCCGGATACCGGGTGCCCGACGCTGGTTACCGCCGCGGGCTGGACTGGCTGGTGCGGACCATCGGCAATAGCTGGGTGCATCAGGCGGAGCTGCCGGCGCGGGCCTATGCGCTCTATACGGCGGCGCGGGCAAAGGCCATCGATGCCGCTCCCGTGAACTATTTCTTCGACACCTACTTCGCCAAGCTGCCGAACCGGCTGGCCCAGGCGCAGGTGGCGGCGGCCTTCGCGGTGCTGGGCGATACCGACCGGGCGCGGACGGTGATTGGGCAGATCACGGCGGAACGGCAGGAGGGGGGACGCGCCGGCGATTATGGGACGGAGCTGCGTGACCGCGCCGCCGCCCTGTCGCTGATTGCTGCCAGCGGGGCCGATCCGGACCGGCTGGGTGCGCAGGCAAGCCAGCTTGCCGGCATGCTGAAGCCGCCGGCCCGTACCAGCCTGCAGGAACGTGCCTGGCTGGTCGCTGCGGGTGCGCAGCTTGCCGGCCGGGGTGGGGCATACAGCCTGTCGGTCGATGGAAAGGCGGAGCAGCGCGAAGGGCTGACGGTACTATCCTTCGCGCCCGGCGAACCGCTGCCGCCGGTGATGAATGCCGCCGACCGGACGCTCACCGTTTCTCTGACCGCGTTGTCGACGCCGCTGGCCCCGCCGCCGGCTGTAGCGGAAGGGTTCGAGTTGAGCCGCACCCTGTTCAATACCCGCGGTCAGCAGGTCGATCTTGCGGCGGTGAAGCCGGGCGACCTGCTGGTCGTGGTGCTGAAGGGCAAAGCGCTGACCCTGCTGGACGGGCCGGTTCTGGTGGCTGACCCGCTGCCGGCCGGAATGGCGATCGAGGAGGTGCGGCTGGCCGGCCCGGCGCAGCCCGGCGGGCTGTCCTGGCTGGGCGATCTGACCACCGCCACCTATGCCGAGTTCCGGCCGGAGGCCTTTGTGGCGGCGCTGGAGCGCGAGCAGGCGACTGAGTTCTCGCTGGCCTATCTGGTCCGTGCGGCAGGGGAGGGGCGCTTCGCCTGGCCGGGCGCCACGGTGCAGGATGTGGTTGACGCCACCAGCTTCGCCCGGACCGAGCCCGCCGAGGTCACCATCGTGGACCTGCCGACCGCACCGAAACCGGCCAACAAGCCCCGTCCGCCGGCCGCTGCCGCAGCACCCGCATCTGCCCTTCCGCCGGAACCGGCCGCGCCTCCCGCGGCGGCCCCGACGGAGCAGCCCGCCCCGGCAGCGAATATGCCGGCGACAGAGGCGGGCGGCCCGGGCAGGACGTGA
- a CDS encoding phosphotransferase family protein, protein MTSGPAIAGLREAILRVFPELAGATFTCLGVGWHSTAVDVDDRLIFKFPHHEAAERALMREASLLAVVRPAVSMPVPDLTLHSGPPLFSRHEKIRGGHLLTEQYDRLTEQARRDLAERLARFYAELHGLDPEIMRRAGAGSVEAWLPPDVIVEKALPALPAGLRAVAGRAVAEWRELPPDPYGMVYGFFDGHGWNMAFDHDGQKLNGVYDLADSGFGALHQEFIYSSFISPDLTERIVTGYEALTGRRLDRRRIALLTGILRLSELAQHADHPDHGPAMIRNVAEWAGTV, encoded by the coding sequence GTGACCTCCGGGCCGGCAATCGCTGGGCTCCGGGAGGCGATTCTGCGCGTCTTCCCGGAACTGGCGGGCGCGACCTTCACCTGCCTTGGCGTGGGCTGGCATTCCACTGCGGTGGATGTAGATGACCGGCTGATATTCAAGTTTCCGCACCATGAGGCGGCGGAACGGGCGCTGATGCGGGAGGCATCGCTGCTGGCGGTGGTCCGTCCAGCGGTCTCCATGCCCGTTCCGGATCTGACCTTGCATTCCGGACCGCCGCTGTTCTCCCGCCATGAAAAGATCCGGGGCGGGCATCTGCTGACCGAGCAGTACGACCGGCTGACGGAACAGGCCCGACGGGATCTGGCTGAACGTCTGGCGCGCTTCTACGCCGAGCTGCACGGACTCGATCCGGAGATCATGCGTCGGGCTGGCGCGGGTTCCGTGGAGGCTTGGCTGCCGCCGGATGTGATTGTAGAGAAGGCGTTGCCGGCTCTGCCCGCCGGGCTTCGCGCCGTTGCCGGCCGTGCCGTCGCAGAGTGGCGTGAGCTGCCGCCCGATCCCTACGGCATGGTTTACGGATTCTTCGATGGGCATGGCTGGAACATGGCCTTCGACCATGACGGCCAGAAGCTGAACGGCGTCTATGATTTGGCCGATTCCGGGTTCGGCGCGCTGCATCAGGAATTCATCTATTCGAGCTTCATCTCCCCTGACCTCACGGAACGGATCGTGACAGGATATGAGGCGCTGACCGGGCGCAGGCTCGACCGACGACGGATCGCGCTGCTTACTGGAATTCTTCGGCTTTCGGAGCTGGCGCAGCATGCGGACCATCCCGACCATGGTCCGGCGATGATCCGGAATGTGGCGGAATGGGCCGGGACGGTGTGA
- a CDS encoding cation:proton antiporter: protein MGQTFDLTGIALVTTVALVCGLVLSRLRQPAIVGYIVAGVVLGPTGFGLVSDAGPVHTLAELGVLMLLFLVGMELSVRAFRAVYRVALLTVLLQVTLSLAVTLPAGELLGWPVERSILFGFLIALSGTAVAIKMLDDIGELRTDTGRVTVGVLIAQDLAFVPLLLLANAMGPSGGGLDAFILLKLLAAVAVLAGLVWFLSGRERVRVPHGEWFRRNLDVVPLAALAFCFSLASATGLIGLSTAFGAFIAGFILGNSNGRAIAIRATQPIQAVLVVVFFLSIGLLIDLGYIWANLGEVLLFLLVVTLIKTAINIGTLHLLGEPWERAFPAGVIMGSLGEFSFVLGAVGLSRGIVDPDGYQLAVTVIALSWLVSPLWLVTARRFHDVAASGIVTLRAALAEVYSGEIAAATRLGRALLHALQALRTRFRRRGTRNLPALPAPLRAGPAAAPVTPSRPIPPHSGSSPDHGRDGPHAAPAPKAEEFQ from the coding sequence ATGGGACAGACCTTCGACCTGACCGGCATCGCCCTTGTCACCACCGTGGCCCTGGTCTGCGGGCTGGTGCTTTCACGCCTGCGCCAACCGGCTATCGTCGGCTATATCGTCGCCGGCGTTGTACTTGGGCCGACGGGATTCGGGCTGGTATCCGATGCCGGCCCGGTCCACACCCTGGCGGAGCTGGGCGTACTGATGCTGCTGTTCCTGGTGGGGATGGAGCTGTCGGTGCGGGCGTTCCGCGCGGTCTACCGGGTCGCGCTGCTGACGGTGCTGCTTCAGGTCACCCTGTCGCTGGCCGTGACGCTTCCGGCCGGCGAACTGCTGGGCTGGCCGGTGGAGCGGTCGATCCTGTTCGGGTTCCTGATCGCGCTGTCCGGAACCGCGGTCGCCATCAAGATGCTGGACGACATCGGGGAGTTGCGCACCGATACCGGACGGGTCACGGTGGGCGTGCTGATCGCCCAGGACCTTGCCTTCGTGCCGTTGCTGCTGCTGGCGAACGCCATGGGGCCGTCCGGCGGCGGACTCGACGCCTTCATCCTGTTGAAGCTGCTGGCCGCGGTGGCTGTTCTGGCGGGGCTGGTCTGGTTCCTGTCGGGGCGGGAGCGGGTGCGCGTTCCCCACGGAGAATGGTTCCGCCGCAATCTGGACGTGGTGCCGCTGGCGGCGCTGGCCTTCTGCTTCAGCCTTGCCAGCGCCACCGGCCTGATCGGGCTGTCCACCGCCTTCGGCGCCTTCATCGCCGGCTTCATCCTGGGCAACAGCAACGGCCGCGCCATCGCCATCCGCGCCACCCAGCCGATCCAGGCTGTGCTTGTGGTGGTGTTCTTCCTCTCCATCGGGCTGCTGATCGATCTCGGCTACATCTGGGCCAATCTGGGGGAGGTGCTGTTGTTCCTGCTGGTCGTGACGCTGATCAAGACCGCCATCAACATCGGGACCCTGCATCTGCTGGGAGAGCCGTGGGAGCGGGCATTTCCCGCCGGCGTCATCATGGGCAGCCTGGGGGAGTTCAGTTTCGTGCTGGGTGCCGTCGGCCTGTCCCGCGGCATCGTCGATCCAGACGGTTACCAGCTCGCCGTGACGGTGATCGCGCTGTCCTGGCTCGTCAGCCCGCTCTGGCTGGTCACCGCACGACGCTTCCACGACGTGGCCGCCAGCGGGATCGTCACCCTTCGCGCTGCCCTGGCCGAGGTCTATAGCGGGGAAATCGCGGCAGCCACCCGGCTGGGCCGCGCCCTGCTCCACGCCCTTCAGGCGCTGCGCACCCGGTTCCGGCGACGCGGAACCCGGAACCTGCCTGCACTGCCCGCACCACTCCGCGCCGGCCCTGCCGCGGCCCCCGTCACACCGTCCCGGCCCATTCCGCCACATTCCGGATCATCGCCGGACCATGGTCGGGATGGTCCGCATGCTGCGCCAGCTCCGAAAGCCGAAGAATTCCAGTAA
- a CDS encoding calcium/sodium antiporter, which translates to MPYLEIAIGLVLLLAGGEFLVRGSVAVAKRMGVSTLMIGLTLVGFGTSAPELVTSIQAALAGSPGIAVGNVVGSNIANILLILGVAALLLPVPVERKSFQRDGGMLIAVSLAAVGVVMFGHLGQLVGGIFVAALIAYIIWTYFTERESGDDRAEEADHKIDAHAPAPTSLWIGILLTVGGLAAVVYGADLLVNGAIVLALALGVSDAVIGLTLVAVGTSLPELATTVTAALRRQEDVAFGNVVGSNIYNVLAILGITALILPLRVPDEIILFDIWVLLGSALLLVLFVAVSGRVARWHGALFLSLYGLYLAIQALPGLRTGLGIPV; encoded by the coding sequence ATGCCCTATCTTGAAATCGCGATCGGCCTCGTCCTCCTCCTGGCCGGCGGAGAGTTCCTTGTCCGCGGGTCAGTGGCGGTGGCCAAGAGGATGGGCGTGTCCACGCTGATGATCGGCCTGACGCTGGTGGGCTTCGGTACCTCCGCGCCCGAACTGGTGACCAGCATCCAGGCAGCACTGGCCGGATCGCCGGGCATCGCGGTCGGCAACGTGGTCGGGTCGAACATCGCGAATATCCTGCTGATCCTGGGCGTGGCGGCGTTGCTTCTGCCGGTGCCGGTGGAGCGGAAATCGTTCCAGCGAGACGGCGGCATGCTGATCGCCGTCTCCCTGGCCGCCGTGGGCGTGGTCATGTTCGGGCACCTGGGCCAGCTCGTCGGCGGAATCTTCGTGGCGGCGCTGATCGCCTACATCATATGGACCTACTTCACGGAACGCGAATCCGGCGACGACAGGGCGGAGGAGGCGGACCACAAGATCGATGCCCATGCGCCGGCCCCGACATCCCTCTGGATCGGAATCCTGCTTACCGTCGGCGGGCTGGCGGCCGTGGTCTACGGGGCGGACCTTCTGGTGAACGGGGCCATCGTGCTGGCCCTCGCGCTGGGCGTATCGGACGCGGTGATCGGGCTAACCCTGGTTGCGGTCGGCACCTCCCTGCCGGAGCTGGCGACGACGGTAACGGCAGCGCTCCGCCGGCAGGAGGACGTGGCCTTCGGCAATGTCGTCGGGTCCAACATCTACAACGTCCTGGCCATCCTGGGCATCACGGCGCTGATCCTGCCGCTACGGGTGCCGGACGAGATCATCCTGTTCGATATCTGGGTGCTGCTGGGCAGCGCACTGCTTCTGGTGCTGTTCGTAGCCGTGTCGGGCAGGGTCGCCCGCTGGCACGGGGCCTTGTTCCTGTCCCTCTACGGCCTGTATCTGGCGATCCAGGCTCTTCCCGGACTTCGGACGGGCCTGGGCATTCCGGTCTGA
- a CDS encoding putative monovalent cation/H+ antiporter subunit A, translated as MLTAVLAIFLLAAVAPTVHRFLPHQSHWVLALVPAAVTAWFAMQLPEVGAIGSGHGEQAVIQVIPWIPSLGVELAFRLDGLALMFALLITGIGTFIVIYAGGYLHGHVHQGRFYLFIIAFMASMLGLVLADDVVSLFVFWELTSITSFMLISFNHEDPSSRRSAVQALLVTASGGLALLGGLVLLGQTAGSFRLTEIEASGVDLRQHALYLPILALLLLGAFTKSAQVPFHFWLPNAMDAPTPVSAYLHSATMVKAGVYLVARLNPTMGGTDVWFYTLVGFGTVTALWGGYMALRSVDMKKILAYTTLFALGTLVMLVGLGTPYAFQAFGVFLLAHALYKGALFMAAGSVDHGSGTRDVRELSGLWGKMKVTGVIIALASLSMAGLPPFFGFIGKEVMYEGMLEAGSFGIIVTISMILANATMLGAAGLVFWKPFMGRPSPAADHAHESGIALLLGPAALAGLGLLFGLFSGIPGANLLGAVTTAVTGIDTVLDLHLWHGITPALGLSVITVALGVVLFLALGRVKSALDGLARVSRINVDAAWDHILAGLDAVFTVVTRRMQPGYLRTYMFLTFLSITVLLGGTILLKGGLPIGIGSIEASYLGWFLAALMVIGTIGAVAATSRLQAITALSVVGLAIALLFLVYGAPDVGITQLMVETLTVIIIVLVLARLPPFKKREQLSNWVRLRNGAVSIALGAIVTSILLAVSAIEQPLDLSEFFAARSYVDAHGRNVVNVILVDFRGFDTLGEITVVAVAGLGVFALLKARLSRKVQGGAD; from the coding sequence ATGCTGACCGCCGTGCTGGCGATCTTCCTGCTGGCCGCCGTGGCGCCCACGGTGCACCGGTTCCTGCCGCACCAGTCGCACTGGGTGCTGGCGCTTGTGCCGGCGGCCGTGACCGCGTGGTTCGCCATGCAGCTGCCCGAGGTGGGGGCTATCGGCTCCGGCCATGGGGAGCAGGCGGTGATCCAGGTGATTCCCTGGATACCGTCGCTGGGGGTCGAGCTGGCCTTCCGGTTGGACGGGCTGGCGCTGATGTTCGCGCTGCTGATCACAGGGATCGGCACGTTCATCGTCATCTATGCCGGCGGTTACCTGCACGGGCATGTGCATCAGGGCCGATTCTATCTCTTCATCATCGCCTTCATGGCCTCGATGCTGGGGCTGGTGCTGGCGGACGATGTGGTCAGCCTGTTCGTCTTCTGGGAGCTGACCTCCATCACCAGCTTCATGCTGATCAGCTTCAACCATGAGGACCCGTCCTCCCGCCGTTCCGCGGTGCAGGCACTGCTGGTCACCGCCTCGGGCGGTCTGGCGTTGCTGGGCGGCCTGGTGCTGCTGGGGCAGACGGCGGGCAGCTTCCGCCTGACCGAGATCGAGGCGTCGGGGGTCGATCTGCGGCAGCACGCGCTGTACCTGCCGATCCTGGCTTTGCTGCTGCTGGGAGCATTCACCAAGTCGGCACAGGTGCCGTTCCACTTCTGGCTTCCCAACGCCATGGACGCGCCGACGCCGGTCAGCGCCTATCTGCACTCCGCCACCATGGTGAAGGCCGGCGTTTATCTGGTGGCGCGGCTGAACCCGACCATGGGCGGCACCGACGTCTGGTTCTACACGCTGGTGGGATTCGGGACGGTGACGGCGCTGTGGGGCGGGTACATGGCCCTGCGCTCCGTCGATATGAAGAAGATCCTGGCCTACACGACCCTGTTCGCGCTGGGAACGCTGGTCATGCTCGTGGGGCTGGGCACGCCCTATGCGTTCCAGGCCTTCGGCGTCTTCCTGCTGGCCCATGCCCTCTACAAGGGCGCGCTCTTCATGGCCGCCGGTTCCGTCGATCACGGCAGCGGCACGCGCGACGTGCGGGAGCTGTCGGGCCTCTGGGGCAAGATGAAGGTCACCGGCGTGATCATCGCCCTGGCATCCCTGTCCATGGCCGGCCTGCCGCCCTTCTTCGGGTTCATCGGCAAGGAGGTGATGTATGAGGGCATGCTGGAGGCGGGGTCCTTCGGCATCATCGTCACCATCTCGATGATCCTGGCCAATGCCACCATGCTGGGGGCGGCGGGGCTGGTGTTCTGGAAGCCCTTCATGGGACGGCCCAGCCCGGCGGCCGACCATGCGCATGAGAGCGGAATCGCGCTGCTGCTGGGGCCGGCGGCCCTGGCCGGGCTGGGCCTGCTGTTCGGCCTGTTCAGCGGCATTCCGGGTGCCAATCTGCTGGGCGCGGTGACCACGGCGGTGACCGGCATCGATACGGTGCTAGACCTGCATCTCTGGCACGGCATCACCCCGGCGCTGGGCCTGTCGGTCATCACTGTCGCCCTCGGCGTGGTGCTGTTCCTGGCATTGGGACGGGTCAAGTCCGCCCTGGACGGGCTGGCGCGGGTCAGCCGCATCAATGTGGACGCCGCCTGGGATCATATCCTGGCCGGCCTGGACGCCGTGTTCACCGTCGTCACCCGGCGCATGCAGCCGGGGTATCTGCGCACCTACATGTTCCTGACCTTCCTCAGCATCACCGTGCTGCTGGGCGGGACCATCCTGCTGAAGGGTGGGCTTCCGATCGGGATCGGGAGCATCGAAGCCAGCTATCTGGGCTGGTTCCTGGCCGCGTTGATGGTGATCGGGACGATCGGGGCCGTCGCGGCCACCTCCCGGCTGCAGGCGATCACCGCCCTGTCGGTTGTCGGTCTCGCCATCGCCCTGCTGTTCCTGGTCTATGGCGCGCCCGATGTCGGCATCACCCAGCTCATGGTCGAGACGCTGACCGTCATCATCATCGTGCTGGTCCTGGCGCGTCTGCCGCCTTTCAAGAAACGCGAGCAGCTGTCCAACTGGGTACGGCTGCGCAACGGCGCTGTCTCCATAGCTCTGGGCGCCATCGTCACTTCGATCCTGCTGGCCGTCTCGGCCATCGAGCAGCCGCTGGACCTGTCCGAATTCTTCGCCGCGCGGAGCTATGTGGATGCCCACGGCCGCAACGTGGTCAATGTCATCCTGGTGGATTTCCGCGGGTTCGATACGCTGGGTGAGATCACCGTCGTGGCCGTCGCCGGCCTTGGCGTCTTCGCCCTGCTGAAAGCCCGGCTGTCCAGAAAGGTCCAAGGGGGAGCCGACTGA
- a CDS encoding Na+/H+ antiporter subunit B, with the protein MHSLILQTGTRLITVLMLLFSIFILWRGHNEPGGGFIGGLIAATAFALHGAAFGADAVRRLLPADPRTILACGLVAAIISGLFALFGEGGPDPFMTGRWVEFPNGFALGTPVLFDIGVYLVVVGGLIAMVLALMEED; encoded by the coding sequence ATGCACTCTCTCATCCTGCAGACGGGCACGCGGCTCATCACCGTGCTGATGCTGCTCTTTTCCATCTTCATCCTGTGGCGCGGCCACAACGAGCCGGGCGGCGGCTTCATCGGCGGCCTGATCGCCGCCACCGCCTTCGCCCTGCACGGGGCGGCGTTCGGGGCGGACGCCGTGCGGCGGCTGCTTCCGGCGGACCCGCGGACCATCCTGGCATGCGGGCTGGTCGCTGCCATCATCTCCGGCCTGTTCGCGCTGTTCGGGGAAGGCGGGCCGGACCCGTTCATGACCGGCCGCTGGGTCGAGTTCCCGAACGGCTTCGCCCTCGGCACGCCGGTGCTGTTCGATATCGGCGTCTATCTGGTCGTAGTGGGGGGGCTGATCGCCATGGTGCTGGCCCTGATGGAAGAGGACTGA